The genomic DNA GTGCGAAGTCAACCTCAATGCCTCACTGCTGGGCGTTgtcgccctcctcaactcCTTTGCGCTGGTAGCAGGCGCCTCCATTCTCTTCAAACACCACTCCCGCTTCTCGCCTCTATGCACCCTCGGTGATGCCATCAATTCCTTTCTCAGGGAGCCCGACACTGCCACCCAGCAGTCCGGCTCACTCCTGTCCAAGAAACAGGACGTCTTGACCGGCCGCTGGGGAGCGGGCATTAACGAGCCAGCCAAATATTACATTCCCACCCACCATTACTGGATCAAATCCGTTTctttcaccaacctcaccacctttgTAGCGGTTTGGACGGTTATCGCCTCCTTGGTAATTGTTGCCCTGGCAATATCCGTCTGCCACGATCCTGCGCACCTCCTTACATCGTTTCCGTCAACTCTGCTCGGAGCGAAATCGCTGGTCATGTTTCCGGGGGGTATCCCACCTGCGGGCGCGGCTATCATTACTGCCCTCCCACAACTTGGGCTGGTACTTCTTTATCTCACGACGAACAGCATTCTTACGAGCTATCACTTATCCCACGAGTGCTCACTCTTCGCGGTCTCACCCCGCCCACTTAGACTTTCTTCGCCTTTTCCCCAGGGCCTTCAGACTAGCAGTTTATTTCTCACGCTGCCGCGCCCGCTCTCGTGGCTGCTTATTTTTGGTTTTATCGCGCTGggctttcttctctctcaaTCATTCGTTTTGGTATCGGTCACTACTGGTGACATGACCGCCAACGCTGTCGGCCTGAGCGGTGTCGGGCTGTTGGCTCTGCTCTCGCTGTTGCTCATTCTATTGTTGCTAGTCttggggttagggttgcgAAAGGCCCCTCCTGCTGGTCTTCAGGGGTGGGAGCTGAAAGGGAACCCTATGGTGCTGGAAGGGGGGAGTTGCtcggctgttgttgctgctagGTGTCATTATCATCAGTTTTTTGTGCCGGGGGGGAATGGGACGAGGGATGGGACTACGATTagtggggaggagaggaggagggagcagagTATTTGGAAGCAGGAGTTGATTTGGGGGGTTATTAAGccgggggttgggatggaggTTGGGCTttgtgggtttgggaggggggaggctcaggatggggtggggaggttaggggtggggaggtgttATGCTTGATCTTTTGACTTTTTGGCGGAGGGTTTATTTGCTTTGTTTTGGGGATGGAGTTTAAAGCGgccggttgctgctggtttTGGATTGGGATTATCTGGCCTAGGGCTGGGTAATGGGATTGGGGCATGAAGACAAGAGCTGGAACTTGGACTTGCAGAAATGGAGGAATGAAAATGGACAGATACCCCGGAGGATTTCTGCTTATGAACAGAATTTTGACTAGTCGAACATAGATAGCAAATGAGAATGAGAACTCCCAGAGTTACATATCATCTCTTTGTTTCACTACTTTTGCATCTCCGTATGTTGAGATGCTGTGAGCGTTATGCATGCAGCAGCCCGCCGCTACAGACGGCTTATTCAGAATCGAACCAATCCCCTTTCAAGCTCTGCTTTGTCAGTCCACGATTTGGAAAGCTGTCGACAGCCAACAGTAGTCCGAGCCTATCACCGTTGGACGGCTGCACGTTTTCGGCAACAAAAACCCCACCCAGTGACGCAACTCTCCTCCAGAAGCCGAAAGCAAGCGATCCTGGTGAGAGAGAATGCCCTGCCCCAGCACAGCCTCACGTCCAGTTTGGACATATTCCTTCAAGAAGCCCAACTGTCTCATCTTAATCTCATCTTACACTCTAAGCAAAACAAAGTGGGGGGTCAATTGTCTTAGACGCTTACAACCGCACTTACATCAACTCACATGATAGCTTGAGATTACCTACTGAACACCTTCAATTGGACATACCACTTACACTGTGAGGATCAACTCGGCCGGACATCATGGATTCATTCAAACTCCTCAAACGTCGTACGACGGAGCTcttcaactccctcccctcatcacTCCCCGTCATCCAAAGCCCTACCTTTGGCagcggcaacagcaacaccatgAGGGGCACCTGGGAAAAGCTTCAGCTCCCGCCTCTTCCAAGATCAGGCCACACAGCCGACATCGTCGACGGCACCGTCTACatcttcggcggcggcaacgacaacgacgtccacaccatcacccttcCCGCAAGCGGAGCCCAAGCCGATTACTACACCATCAAGGCCAAACCCGTCAAATCCACCGCCCCTAAACCCAAAgaccccaaccccgacgTCCCTTCCATCTCCATTGAAGAAACCCCCAACGACGAGCCCCAAAACCTCTCCGAAATTTctctcacctcccctcctcctgggTCAAAAGACAAGGGAAAATCCCCCGCCTCacccacctcttccctcccagacatcccccctccccgcaaaGGCCACGCCTCTGCTGTGATCGGTCACAGgatcttcctcttcggcggctcatccccctcaaccccctcccaacccctcaacgAATCCGGTCGCGTCTGGATCTTCGACACCCGCACCCACCTCTGGTCCTTCCTCGACCCAGCCCTAGCCACACCcgcccatccctcccctAGGTTCAACCATGCAGCAGTATCAACCCCGAAACCAGacaacttctccccctcttcccatccttccgGCCATACCACATGGAAAGAATGGGCCCTAGGaaccgacaccaccaccctccacgaGCAGGGAATCCCCCAAGATCCCGTGGTGGGTTTCCTCGCGGAAAAAGCGCGTGATCTTGACTCTGAAGGTTACGGGACGTTTATCATTTCCGGTGGTACCCTGCCCTCAGGGGAGGCGTCAGATGAAACCTGGGCGTTTGACGTCCACTCTTCTACCTGGCagcctctcccttcttccctttccccgGTGACAGGTGGGTGTAGTCTCGCGCTGGCAAAGAACAGGTTGTATAAGCtcggcggcggggagggtggtagtGGCGGTTCTGACAAGCTCAAAATGGAGTATTTATCCCTCTCCCTTGACTCCTTCAACGATGTTGCTTccgcgggggaggaggtgttggttaCGGCGAAGGGTGGCTGGAAACCTATTCTAccggggaaggaggatgtggggTATAAAACTCCGGACTTGACCGCCGTTCCtcttgatgacgacgacgacaacaacagtGCCAGTTTTTGGCCAGCAGCGAGGACGAACGCTTCGTTAAGTGTAGTGACGATTGGTGGTGTCAATGGAAGAGAGTATTTGCTGTTTGCGTTTGGGGAGGACGGGCAAGGTGGGAAGATGGATGATGTTTGGGCTTTTTTGACGCCAAAGTCGGGGCATGAAAAGGGGCGGCATggggtgacggaggggagtTTTGTCAAGGCGCAGGATgcggtttgggatggggtgggggggttgcttggtggtgggagggataGACAccaggaggggaggtggtttagggttgagatgggggttgaggatgaggaggatgatgatagtTTGGATGGGCCCGGGAGGAGGGCACAAGCCGCGATGGCGAGTATTGGGGACTTGGACGAGAGTGGGGTGGtgatttgggggggtgttgttggacagGGGGATAGAGTgaagggggatgggtgggtgatgaggttgaagtgATTTTTGGTGTGCAGGCCAGTTGGGTACACAGGACACTGGTTCGGACAAGATTCGGTTTTTATTTTACTGTCAGTGatgattttttttattttttttagaGCAAGGCAGCTTCTGTTGGTGGAAGAAATAGTTCCTGCAATGTCAGTTATTGAATGATTACGGGGCTCAATATCGAGCCACCCCCTTGGCATATTTGATTTTGACTTGTCATCATTCATAAGAACTGAAGTTCCAAAAAAACAATTCGTAATGTACGATCATCACAAGCATCGAAGCAAGCAATGTATTCGGGCCGTCCTATATATTCTTgaccccccctttccaagctGCGAATGCATGTCAACACTTTTTGTACACTCACCCCCTCGTCCCCctctatcatcatcacatcataTAATAAGCCCTGTTGTAGTGTGAAAACATCTAGTTTTGTAACCACATAAAATCaaaccactcccccctctctaAAAATTACAAATCCGACCTGGTAGtctccaccccccaaggCTCACTCGTCAGGTTCGTCAGTCCCGCGCTATTCTCACAAGTGTCCCTCCCGCTCACAGGACCCGGCTTGGGCGCCTTGCTCGCATCGTTCAAGCTCTCCTTGAGCGCGGTGAGGAGCTGCTTGGTGGTCTCGGGAGTCAGGTCCTCGTAGTACTCGTCATTGATCTGGACCATGGGCGCGTTGACGCACGCCCCCAAACACTCGACCtcgatgaaggtgaagaggccGTCGGGGGTGGTCTCGCCTTGCTTGATGCCGAGGTGTTCCTTGATTGCCTTGACGATGGCGTCTGAGCCGCAGCCGCCGAGTTGGCAGGGGGTCTGTTATGTATAGTTAGAAATGGTTATTGATAGTGAAGGGGGGGACGTACGGTCGTGCAAGCCTGGACGTGAAACTTGCCCACGGGGGTTCGGTTGTACATGGTGTAGAAGCTGGCCACCTCGTAGACGCGCATGGGGGGCATCTCGAGGATGCGGGCGACCTCGTTCATGACCGAGATGGAGGTGAAGCCGTGCTGACGCtggccgaggtcgaggaggggcaTGACGGCTGCTTTTTTGTACTGGGGGGGGTAGCGCTTGAGAATCTCGGTGATGATTTTCTCGTTTTGGTCGGTGAACTtgaaggggatggaggggttgttgtcggGGGTGTTACGgtgctttttgttttggaagTTTAGTCTCCATTCAATATTTATAgcttgggagaagggggagggaggggagactCACCACCATGAGGGTGTCGCTTTGCCTCCTCGCCGACATGGAGATGGCGCGGGTCTGGagtggtgacgaggagggggcaGCCACCCTGCTCACGGAGCGGAGGGCGGTCCGCATGACGGGGGCCAGCTTGCTCGCCAttgctgcggtggtggactagaggggtggttgagcaATGGAcggaggttgtggttggagggggtggccggcggcgacgtcgagggggaggttaTCTTCAGTTTCGggttcgtcgtcgtcaatcAATTGACGATTGGCAAGCTCCCCAGTCTTGCTGCTCAATGGCCCGGGACCCACCTTGCGTTGACAATTGGTGGGGTTTGATTGGGTGAAATCGGGGCTTGTGCGGTTTATTCAATTACCCGATTTTATATCTGCGCTCGACCGTTTTATTCAGCATTGGAGCTCATGGAGCTCCAGCATCATTTTCCCTCGAGTTATGTGTAAACACCGTCTACTTATTCCGAACCCCTCTTTTTGCTCGTCAAAAATATCCTTTCAGACCAAAACCACAATCGACTGGAGAACAATGTGAAGcttcaaggccaagaagaattCAGTCCTGAGGTATGCTGAGATGAAGCTTTGAGAGGCTCGCTCCCACCTTTGGTGCCCCTTTGGCCGAACAAGGCGTTCCTTTCCACGCGATGACACGGCCAAATCCAGGCAAGCTCATGCCCAGTCTCCGGCTGGGTTGCTGTCAGCCTTTTGGTTCTCGAAAACGTGGACGACTTAGTGTAATATCCGGCACAGTATGGCATCTATTCAATGCCTCCTCAGCCAAGCAGTCACCGACATTCCTTGTGACCTCCTAAGATAACCCTGAAAGGGGCTGTCTATTGACAGGCCAAGCAAGCGCTTTCAAGCGAACAGACGGCTGAGATTGATTACGTTTTACAGTCTTCTGGAGACCGCCCAGACCTTTTCCATCTACTCTGTTATTGCCTTTCTCTTTTATCCAGCCCTATATATTCTGTCGGGCTCTAATTGTGCCCCCTTGTTTCGACATGCCGCCTTCAATCTATGTCAAGCCATGGCAGCCATGGCAAGCATGCCATCCGATGTCAAGATAACACTAGACTCGACCAGCTGCGAGTGCGCGCCGGGGAGGTTCCATGTATGGTTCGGGAGGCTTTCCGAACGAGCCATCCTTTTTTGACATCACGGAATCTCTCAGCTTTGATTGCGACGGGGTGACGGCCTGCTGCTCTCACATGAGGGAGACACCCCCTTCCCGGGTTTGGGATGTTTTCTTTATTACTTCCATCAATCGCAGTCAGTCAAACCGTATCGCTTAATGCAACGCGTTGGATGGGTTTTTCCGTCGGGCGGCAGCCATGGCTTCCGTGGTATTGCAGACGACCTTTGAATATCAGATCGACAACAACATGGCTGTGCCGGACCGGCCGTCAGAGATATCTTATTCGCCAGACGGCTCAACTGGGACAGTCTCCGTCTCGTTCCTATTTAGGACAGTGGTCATCCGGCCGTACTCTCTCGCAGTCCAGGTGACTGGGGCGGGATACTGCCTAAAGTCCGGAGCCAAGGGGCGGGTACGGCATTGAGACTGGCGAGCGCCATTGCGTGGCTGCCGTCCAATCCATTTACCGCGAAACGCGGAGGGCAATCTATCCCCAGTTTATCTGAATAGATTGACCTCCTGTTCAAGTCCGGGGCCCCGCGAAAATATCGACTACCGACACGGCCGGCCGCCTGTGCCTCTTCCCAGTCCATCGCTACCCAGCCATGGCCTTGGTTGGCTGGAATAGGGATGCCGTCATCTACAATTTAGGTGCAAGTCTTGACATGTCCGGGACTTAGGAATTCGGTGCCTTTCTCGGGCGAACAGACGGGAGTAGGAGGCTCAAGAATGGCATAAATACAAAGGGGGCGACCGCTGGTAATCGAAAACCTTCCTAGAGTCACATCAAGGCAACCTACTTGACAAGTCCTGGACACTCAGCCCTGACTACACGCCACCATGAAGTTCTCCTTCGTTGCCCTCCTGGCCTGCGGCCTCACGGTCAATGCTCACGCTATCTTCCAGGTATGTCAGCACCAGTCACCATCGAGGCAGGAGTCGTTTTCATGCTGACAATCAAGACAGAAAATCTCAGTCAACGGACAAGATAAGGGTCAGCTCACTGGCATCCGTgctcccaacaacaacaacccagtACAGAATGTGAACGACCAGAACATGGCCTGCGGACAGCCCGGCTCCAAGTCCAACACGGTTGTCAACGTTAACGCTGGTGACCGTATCGGTGCCTACTTTGGGCATGTCATCGGCGGAGCCCAGTTCCCTAACGACCGAGACCATCCCATCGCTGCCTCTCACAAGGGTCCCGTCCAGGCTTACCTTGCCAAGGTCGACAATGCTGCTACTGCCAGCTCCAACGGCCAGAAGTGGTTTAAGATCTGGCACGAAGGCTTTGATCAAGGTAGCAGGAAGTGGGGTGTCGACACTGTCATTCAGAACCAAGGCTGGACGTATTTCAACATCCCGCAGTGCATCGCGCCGGGCCAATACCTCCTGCGCGTTGAGCTTTTGGCTCTCCACTCGGCCAACCAGCAAGGCCAGGCTCAGTTCTACAAGTCTTGCGCTCAGATCAACATTTCGGGCTCGGGCTCCTTCACTCCTTCTCAGACCGTCTCTTTCCCCGGTGCCTACCAGGCCAACCACCCCGGTATCCTCACCAGCATCTACGGTCTCACCGGCCAGCCCGACAACGGCGGCAAGTCGTACAGCATCCCGGGCCCTGCTCCCATCTCTTGCTAAGCTTTTGAGCCGCAGCTTGGCTTCTCCGAGAAACAAACATGATCCTCGGCTTGTGGGGACGGGTGAAGAGGAAACCCCAAGTGTCCAGCAAAAGATAATGGCGactgggtgggtgggtggtttgtGGGCAGGTGTGTGTATCTATAGGTTATTATAAGACGGTCATACGTTGTGTGAGATATCCGCATGCATAAACAGCATCGTGCATCATGGAGGAACAAGCAGACACTACAATGATCCACAAGCCAACTGCAAGGTCCGAATTCGTTTCCACAGTGACCTTTTCTCGCCTCGGCGCCTTTCTCGCAAGGCGAGGAAGCGGGCCTCCACAATGACATGGAAGCTTCGGATGCATCGCCATGCTTTTTCCATGCAAAATTGTTGGAAAAGCACGAGCCAAGTGGATGAAGTCTTGGGACCTGCAGGCGGGCTCTCCCGTAGGAAAATGTATGTGACATTGCTACCATTAGTCAGGGACAGTTCGGGTTTTCTCGGTATATTCTGATATTTGGGATCGACGGGCACCGGGTGATGTTTGCTGACTCTTGTCCagttgttgatgtgtttcTTCTCACAGCCGGCACCTGTGAAAAGTGAACGGTTGGCGCCGCACAACGTGCATGACACCTGCAGGAAGCCAGCCAAACAGCTTCCAGCGAGGCTGATAGCATGCTACAGCCAAGAGATGCCATCTCACATCGGTAACCCCCCACTCAACCAAGCATGGCAGCACAGCTTCATTAGCTGTTTGAGACATTCAGGACATTgggcagagcagagcagccTTGCCGGTTCGATGAAGTGACAAACGCGAAGGCGCGATATCAaggtttttattttttattttttattttattttatgTTTTTTGATAAAAAGGATTGCGATAAGCGATTGGTTGTCGAGGTTGTCTCTCGTCACCGCTGGACTGTTGAATGCGGATTTCTTCACGGGGACAAGGGTAATGACAGGGCAAAAGTGATCAGTGCTCGATATGGCACCAAGCTTAGCTTGAGCTTGGACGCTGTTACCCCACTCCTCGGCAGCCACGGTGCCACCACAAGCAGGGAAGCCCGCCTTTGGATTGCGCCGCTCTCACCTCGTCAGCGCATCCTTTTTCTTTACCAACAATTCGCCCTTTCCCGCCTCTCGCCTCTCTTCACCTCTTTCACTCTACTCTACCTCCCTCTTTCCACAAGCCCACCCTTTCTAATTTCCTCCCGACCTCCAGGCATCAGCCCAACCAGTAAGTAGTTCTCAAACACATCTTTCGTCACTCAACATACCGGTCGATTTTACCGGCGCCTCCCGGTGGACACCGTTCAGACGCCCCGCGGTTCCCGTTCCGGTCAGTGCAGAAATGGGGTCTCGGGGTACATGCTCGCTGCATTCACCAAGCTGAGTCGTTCAGGGTGAGGTGCTTTTCGCCATAGCACCCTTGCCGAGCCGGGTGACCTCTTACCCTCTGCTGGAGTTTGCTCGAGCGGGTCATTGGACGAAACCGCCGAGTGGTGGCAGTCGAAATTCGCGCAGTGGGAAGACgaaccacccacccagcctttttgggggtgggagaggggtgtGTGAGCTGCCGTACCTCCGTGCCTCCGGTGGCCAAGCTTTATCGTTTCTGCCGCCGCGGGCTCCACCGGCGGTATTTTGtttccttccctcccacccGCAAGAGAGCTTccatctttctcttcctcttttttcctcttcaacctcactcGACAACTCTGTTTCTTGCCCTGCGCAGCAGCAGACTGCCACCCCCTCAAATACCCCAATTGGCTCGTCATCGTCAGAAAGAAAACGTCTTGTGTTGTTCACACCCTACTTGCACCTAGTACCGCAACCTTAAACTGTAAGCAGTCTTTTGCTCGCCAATTGGTCCGACCGAgcacattttttttttaaaccAGTTTTCACATGCTCCGTTGTCAACGGCTCTGCGCCGAGTGGTGTTTGAGTCCTTTTCGGAGTGTCTCGGTCGAGAGACCCGAGCTTTGGCAACATGACGGATGCCAAGCGATGTTTGGAGCGGCGTcgcaaacaacaacacgcGATCAATGCGACAATCTGATTTTATTCAAGACTTTCTAAGCTGCTCACTCGCATCAAttgtcttgtttctttcaATTGCCAGAACATTCTTTGCTAACAAAACGACTCACAGCCTTAATAACTAAAATGGCCGCCATCAGCACCTCCGTCGTCGCTCGCGACACCTATGCCGCCCTCTCCAAGCGCCAAAACTGGGCTGCCCAGGAGCCCGGTGTCATCACCGTCTTCTGCATCGTCGGCGTTGTCGGCATCGGCCTCATCTGCCTCTTCATCTACAAGAAGTTGGTCGCCCGCAGGGAAAGACGCCAGGCTGTTGTCTAAATGACACATCACCCTGACTCTGCTTTTAAATCACAGAGGCGGTGGAAGACGGGGAAGGATGGAAGGGTGGGTTGGAATGAAGTAATGATTCTTTTAAAAGAAGAACGGTGGACAGATTCATCTCatgaagggaaagggggggtatGGGATTGGATCAATTGGAAGGATGAGAGATGGGATATTCTCTTGtcctgaggaggagcggaTTTGGGATTAAAGATCGATCGATCGATTTGCAACGATACCCTGCAATGTATTCTCGGCGCGCgcaccagcagcacagcACAACACACAGCATCTTACATTTTTTTGGCCTCGTAGCCAAATTTACTTCTTAATCAAGCATTCAAGCATGCTTTCCCCCTGATTTGTACGGATTGCTATTTGGACTAGGGGAATGTGGTTGGCCGAGAagcgaaaagaaaacaagtgAATGGAGCTGGCagattggggggggggggaagcaaTTGCGGTTGATTTTGTCCTGAGCTGCAACAATCATCGGATCAATCGGACCATTTACCTCTGGCGATATTCTTGCCGTGAGGGGATGATGAAAAACATCCCATCATGGCTGAATATCTGCCttgatggggggtggtgatattTCTCTGGAAAGGttgggctgttggggaggtttACCTGATGGCCTGGACTTTTATATGCTGATTTTAcactttttttgttttcctaTTAAGGCTTAATATCAAAACTTGAAACCTACCT from Podospora pseudoanserina strain CBS 124.78 chromosome 2, whole genome shotgun sequence includes the following:
- a CDS encoding hypothetical protein (EggNog:ENOG503P8IF); its protein translation is MTDAKRSLITKMAAISTSVVARDTYAALSKRQNWAAQEPGVITVFCIVGVVGIGLICLFIYKKLVARRERRQAVV
- the NUO24 gene encoding NADH:ubiquinone oxidoreductase 24 (COG:C; EggNog:ENOG503NV79) codes for the protein MASKLAPVMRTALRSVSRVAAPSSSPLQTRAISMSARRQSDTLMVHRNTPDNNPSIPFKFTDQNEKIITEILKRYPPQYKKAAVMPLLDLGQRQHGFTSISVMNEVARILEMPPMRVYEVASFYTMYNRTPVGKFHVQACTTTPCQLGGCGSDAIVKAIKEHLGIKQGETTPDGLFTFIEVECLGACVNAPMVQINDEYYEDLTPETTKQLLTALKESLNDASKAPKPGPVSGRDTCENSAGLTNLTSEPWGVETTRSDL
- a CDS encoding hypothetical protein (CAZy:AA9; COG:G; EggNog:ENOG503NXCE), whose product is MKFSFVALLACGLTVNAHAIFQQKISVNGQDKGQLTGIRAPNNNNPVQNVNDQNMACGQPGSKSNTVVNVNAGDRIGAYFGHVIGGAQFPNDRDHPIAASHKGPVQAYLAKVDNAATASSNGQKWFKIWHEGFDQGSRKWGVDTVIQNQGWTYFNIPQCIAPGQYLLRVELLALHSANQQGQAQFYKSCAQINISGSGSFTPSQTVSFPGAYQANHPGILTSIYGLTGQPDNGGKSYSIPGPAPISC
- a CDS encoding hypothetical protein (EggNog:ENOG503NUDZ; COG:S), whose product is MDSFKLLKRRTTELFNSLPSSLPVIQSPTFGSGNSNTMRGTWEKLQLPPLPRSGHTADIVDGTVYIFGGGNDNDVHTITLPASGAQADYYTIKAKPVKSTAPKPKDPNPDVPSISIEETPNDEPQNLSEISLTSPPPGSKDKGKSPASPTSSLPDIPPPRKGHASAVIGHRIFLFGGSSPSTPSQPLNESGRVWIFDTRTHLWSFLDPALATPAHPSPRFNHAAVSTPKPDNFSPSSHPSGHTTWKEWALGTDTTTLHEQGIPQDPVVGFLAEKARDLDSEGYGTFIISGGTLPSGEASDETWAFDVHSSTWQPLPSSLSPVTGGCSLALAKNRLYKLGGGEGGSGGSDKLKMEYLSLSLDSFNDVASAGEEVLVTAKGGWKPILPGKEDVGYKTPDLTAVPLDDDDDNNSASFWPAARTNASLSVVTIGGVNGREYLLFAFGEDGQGGKMDDVWAFLTPKSGHEKGRHGVTEGSFVKAQDAVWDGVGGLLGGGRDRHQEGRWFRVEMGVEDEEDDDSLDGPGRRAQAAMASIGDLDESGVVIWGGVVGQGDRVKGDGWVMRLK